In Oreochromis niloticus isolate F11D_XX linkage group LG18, O_niloticus_UMD_NMBU, whole genome shotgun sequence, one genomic interval encodes:
- the LOC100695400 gene encoding vang-like protein 2: MDNESQYSGYSYKSSHSRSSRKHRDRRDRHRSKSRDSSSRGDKSVTIQTPGEPLLDAESTRGDDRDDNWGETTTVVTGTSEHSISNEDLTRVTKDLEESTPLECKRFVGPALGGCLSFFALVTPLAFLILPQVLWRDALEPCGTPCEGLYVSLAFKLLVLLISSWALFLRPPRATLPRFFVFRCLLMVLVFLFVASYWLFYGVRVLEPRERDYRGIVEYAASLVDALLFIQYLALVLLEVRHLQPAFCLKVVRSTDGASKFYNVGHLSIQRAAVWVLDRYYSDFPVYNPALLNLPKSILSKKMTGFKVYSLDENTTNNSTGQSRAMIAAAARRRDNSHNEYYYEEAEMDRRIRKRKARLVVAVEEAFTHIKRLQEEEAASSPKHPREVMDPREAAQAIFAPMARAMQKYLRTTRQQAFHSMESILTHLQFCITHNMTPKAFLERYLTAGPTMQYQQQNGRGRQWTLVSEEPVTSALRQGLVFSLRRLDFSLVVTVTPLPFLRLGEEFIDPKSHKFVMRLQSETSV, translated from the exons ATGGACAACGAGTCGCAGTACTCGGGCTACTCATACAAGTCTTCCCATTCCCGAAGCTCCCGAAAGCACAG GGATCGGCGGGACCGTCACCGCTCTAAGAGCCGAGACAGCAGCAGTCGTGGAGACAAATCGGTCACCATCCAAACACCTGGAGAGCCGCTTCTCGATGCAGAGTCGACCCGCGGAGATGACAGG GATGACAACTGGGGAGAGACCACCACTGTGGTCACTGGCACCTCAGAGCACAGCATCTCAAACGAGGACCTGACCCGCGTCACCAAAGATTTGGAGGAGTCAACTCCACTGGAGTGCAAGCGTTTTGTGGGTCCAGCATTGGGAGGCTGCCTGAGCTTCTTCGCCCTGGTCACGCCATTAGCCTTCCTCATCCTGCCGCAGGTCTTGTGGCGTGACGCCCTCGAGCCTTGCGGCACGCCCTGTGAGGGCCTCTACGTCTCCCTGGCCTTCAAGCTCTTGGTCCTGCTCATCTCCTCCTGGGCCCTGTTCCTCCGCCCTCCCCGCGCCACTCTCCCACGCTTTTTTGTCTTCCGCTGCCTCCTGATGGTGCTGGTGTTCCTGTTTGTGGCGTCGTACTGGTTGTTCTACGGTGTGCGTGTGTTGGAGCCCAGAGAACGGGACTATAGGGGGATTGTGGAGTACGCTGCCTCGCTGGTGGATGCTCTGCTCTTCATCCAGTACCTGGCTCTGGTGTTGCTGGAAGTCCGACACCTTCAGCCAGCCTTCTGCCTTAAGGTGGTGCGGAGCACAGATGGTGCCAGCAAGTTCTACAACGTGGGCCACCTCAG CATTCAGCGGGCAGCTGTCTGGGTTTTGGACCGTTATTACAGCGACTTCCCCGTCTATAACCCAGCTCTCCTCAACCTGCCCAAGTCCATCCTGTCCAAGAAGATGACAGGCTTCAAAGTTTACTCTCTGGATG AAAACACCACCAATAACTCCACTGGCCAGTCCCGGGCCATGATAGCAGCTGCTGCCAGGCGGAGAGACAACTCCCACAACGAGTATTACTACGAGGAGGCCGAGATGGACCGAAGGATCCGCAAACGGAAGGCCAG GTTGGTGGTGGCGGTGGAAGAGGCCTTCACACACATCAAGCGCCTCCAAGAGGAAGAGGCGGCCTCATCTCCCAAGCACCCCAGAGAGGTAATGGATCCTCGAGAGGCGGCTCAAGCCATCTTTGCCCCGATGGCCCGGGCCATGCAGAAGTACCTGAGAACCACACGGCAGCAGGCCTTCCACAGTatggagagcatcctcacacacCTTCAGTTCTGCATCACGCACAACATGACGCCCAAG GCTTTCCTGGAGCGTTACCTCACCGCCGGCCCCACCATGCAGTACCAGCAGCAGAACGGTAGGGGGCGCCAGTGGACTCTGGTGAGCGAGGAGCCGGTGACCTCAGCCCTGCGTCAGGGTTTGGTCTTCTCCCTGCGACGCCTGGACTTCTCACTTGTTGTGACGGTGACGCCGCTCCCCTTCCTACGGCTCGGGGAGGAGTTCATCGACCCAAAGAGCCACAAGTTCGTCATGAGGCTGCAATCTGAGACCTCGGTGTAA